In Metopolophium dirhodum isolate CAU chromosome 7, ASM1992520v1, whole genome shotgun sequence, one genomic interval encodes:
- the LOC132948121 gene encoding small lysine-rich protein 1 has product MSKQGSEKKKEINSKDDKKTKKQTPTTIKTRKEGKKSRNLVDVFNECAMDNAYHTCHNVQDLLKCRGFPWPQAQKKKKKKGGKKGK; this is encoded by the coding sequence ATGAGTAAACAAGGAAGTGAAAAGAAAAAAGAGATAAATTCTAAAGATGACAAAAAAACAAAGAAGCAGACaccaacaacaataaaaacacGGAAGGAGGGTAAAAAGTCGAGGAACTTGGTGGATGTATTTAATGAATGTGCTATGGATAATGCTTACCATACATGTCACAATGTACAAGATCTGCTGAAGTGCCGGGGTTTTCCATGGCCACAGGCacaaaagaagaagaaaaagaaagGTGGCAAAAAAGGCAAATga
- the LOC132948118 gene encoding serine/threonine-protein kinase Warts: MNSAAPASGKPSTRSSSSGYRQKALAEIRNSLLPFANIGGCDSSAASCVSSISSASGSATSGIGSVSGLSSLSNNCVDKELNALRQTLSQLIAMGYTEEASLRALKVSGGRFEGALDFLTKQQQCDLSNGCSKSSSGLCSSSKLIRKSSLERSGVGPRSSPGQDSGAGSSRSDSPRQPDLVIHSHPPLSRQYSPSAYSETPPPPPPRNNSTPPPPHVPTHMQQLLKRMSPAPAVPSRPPAPTPGTSSSSNQRGSSPMVVQNGPQAQQQLSQQMQALSMTTAEPPPPYPIVGAPLPPPSYSVSIQEYRKSPSSGVFSNAGSSSPVSGSTNGSMSSLTRPTPLLAWGARQTKTQSPIIMQSVRSTLVQKPVLQTAVAPQAPVPTSPSPVPPPSYASSIQQKQQAQKAVQQPQQASLSSPPSVVPTTEPPSYASTMQALAAQRVITNPLPPPPPYAEDHQHRKPTPPLPPIPSSSVAKNKMMNCINYHHPFHNNNNNNNNNGITNGHDEEDDNQSKIDHQSPIPERKHISKEKEEERRECKVKNYSPQAFKFFMEQHVENVIKSHKQRVFRRVQLETEMAKIGLSDEAQCQMRKMLSQKESNYIRLKRAKMDKSMFTKIKPIGVGAFGEVTLVRKIDTNHLYAMKTLKKAHVLKRNQVAHVKAERDILAEADNEWVVKLYYSFQDKDHLYFVMDYIPGGDLMSLLIKLGIFEEHLARFYIAELTCAVESVHKMGFIHRDIKPDNILIDRDGHIKLTDFGLCTGFRWTHNSKYYQDGEHCRQDSMGGGEEWGITGAECRCHQLKPLERRRRREHQRCEAHSLVGTPNYIAPEVLLRTGYTQLCDWWSVGVILYEMLVGSPPFLANTPSETQYKVIHWENTLQIPASANLSPEGADLILKLCTCKENRLGKNADEVKIHPFFQDIDFERGMRRHNPPHVPRIQFSTDTSNFDPIDPERLQNSDSSDPDNRSSDSDGNRPFHGFFEFTFRRFFDDGGGPSFHTRISLDDNDGQGAVYV; encoded by the exons ATGAACTCTGCGGCGCCTGCATCGGGCAAACCATCTACCCGATCATCATCTTCGGGCTACCGCCAAAAGGCATTAGCAGAGATCCGCAACTCACTATTGCCCTTTGCAAATATTGGTGGCTGCGACAGCAGCGCTGCCAGCTGCGTGTCAAGTATTTCAAGTGCTTCAGGATCAGCCACATCTGGTATTGGGTCTGTATCTGGTCTTAGTTCTCTTTCAAACAACTGTGTCGATAAAGAGCTTAACGCATTACGGCAGACACTTTCTCAATTAATCGCAATGGGATATACCGAA gaagcATCATTAAGAGCACTTAAAGTATCTGGAGGACGGTTTGAAGGGGCTCTAGATTTTTTAACTAAACAACAGCAATGTGATCTGTCTAACGGATGCAGCAAATCTTCAtcag GATTATGTAGTAGTAGTAAATTGATCAGAAAATCAAGTTTAGAAAGAAGTGGAGTTGGACCAAGGAGTAGTCCTGGCCAAGACAGTGGTGCAGGAAGCTCAAGGTCAGATAGTCCAAGACAACCTGATCTAGTCATTCACTCTCATCCACCCTTATCGCGCCAATATTCTCCTTCTGCATATTCAGAAACTCCTCCACCACCCCCTCCTAGGAACAATAGTACACCACCACCTCCTCATGTACCGACACACATGCAACAATTGCTTAAGCGCATGTCACCAGCCCCTGCTGTTCCTTCACGACCACCTGCACCTACACCAGGAACTTCAAGTAGTTCCAATCAAAGAGGTAGTTCACCGATGGTAGTTCAAAATGGTCCTCAAGCACAGCAACAATTATCTCAACAGATGCAAGCCTTAAGTATGACTACTGCTGAACCACCCCCACCTTATCCAATAGTTGGTGCTCCACTACCACCACCCTCATACTCTGTATCAATTCAAGAATACCGGAAATCGCCTTCTTCTGGAGTGTTTTCAAATGCAGGTTCATCTAGTCCTGTATCTGGATCAACAAATGGAAGTATGTCATCCTTAACTCGACCTACACCTTTGCTAGCTTGGGGAGCTAGACAAACTAAAACTCAGTCACCAATTATAATGCAATCTGTACGAAGTACTTTAGTCCAAAAACCTGTACTTCAAACTGCTGTTGCACCACAAGCTCCAGTACCTACTTCTCCCTCCCCAGTTCCACCACCGTCTTATGCATCATCTATTCAACAAAAACAACAAGCTCAAAAAGCAGTTCAACAACCTCAACAAGCGTCATTGTCTTCGCCCCCATCAGTTGTACCAACAACTGAACCTCCTAGCTATGCAAGTACTATGCAAGCGCTGGCTGCCCAACGAGTAATTACTAATCCAttgccaccaccaccaccatatGCTGAGGATCATCAACATAGGAAACCTACTCCTCCATTACCACCTATTCCATCATCATCTGTGGCTAAAAACAAAATGATGAACTGCATTAACTATCATCATccttttcataataataataataataataataataatggcattACTAACGGTCATGATGAAGAAGATGATAATCAGTCAAAAATTGATCACCAGTCTCCTATTCCAGAGCGCAAACATATTAGTAAAGAGAAAGAAGAAGAAAGACGGGAGtgtaaagtaaaaaattattctcCTCAAGCATTTAAATTCTTCATGGAACAACATgtagaaaatgttatcaagtcaCATAAACAAAGAGTGTTTAGACGTGTCCAGCTCGAGACAGAAATGGCTAAAATAGGTTTGAGTGATGAAGCTCAGTGTCAAATGAGAAAAATGTTATcacaaaaagaatcaaattacaTACGTCTTAAACGAGCAAAAATGGACAAATCAATGTTTACGAAAATCAAACCGATTGGAGTTGGTGCTTTTGGTGAAGTTACATTAGTTAGGAAAATAGATACAAACCATTTATATGCCatgaaaacattgaaaaaagCACATGTACTTAAGCGTAATCAAGTTGCCCATGTAAAAGCTGAAAGGGATATACTTGCAGAAGCGGATAATGAGTGGGttgttaaactatattattcgTTTCAAGATAAAGATCATTTATACTTTGTTATGGACTATATACCTGGTGGAGATTTAATGTCATTGTTAATCAAATTGGGAATATTTGAAGAACATTTGGCTAG attttatattgcTGAATTGACTTGTGCAGTAGAGAGTGTGCATAAAATGGGTTTTATCCATCGAGACATCAAGCcagataatatattgattgataGAGATGGTCACATTAAACTTACCGACTTTGGATTGTGTACTGGGTTCAGATGGActcataattcaaaatattaccaagatg GTGAACACTGTAGACAAGACTCAATGGGTGGTGGTGAAGAGTGGGGTATAACTGGTGCAGAGTGTAGATGTCACCAGTTAAAACCTTTAGAGAGGCGACGCCGGCGAGAACACCAAAGGTGTGAAGCTCATTCTTTGGTTGGAACGCCAAACTATATTGCCCCTGAAGTATTGCTTCGAACTGGTTACACACAATTATGTGATTGGTGGAGTGTAGGAGTCATTCTTTATGAGATGTTGGTTGGATCGCCTCCATTTCTTGCCAATACTCCCTCAGAAACTCAATACAAG GTTATACATTGGGAAAATACTCTTCAAATACCAGCATCTGCTAACCTATCACCGGAAGGTGCTGATCTTATACTAAAGTTGTGCACTTGTAAAGAAAACCGCTTAGGTAAGAATGCTGATGAAGTCAAAATTCATCCATTCTTCCAAGACATAGATTTTGAGAGAGGAATGAGACGTCATAATCCTCCACATGTACCAcgcatacaattttcaactgACACATCTAACTTTGATCCTATTGATCCAGAACGTCTTCAGAACTCTGATTCTTCTGATCCGGATAATAGGAGTTCTGATTCGGATGGTAATCGTCCATTCCATGGATTCTTTGAGTTCACATTCAGGCGTTTTTTTGATGATGGCGGTGGTCCATCATTCCATACCAGAATTAGTCTGGATGATAATGATGGCCAAGGTGCTGtttatgtttga
- the LOC132948120 gene encoding exonuclease 3'-5' domain-containing protein 2 isoform X1, which produces MLFSVIKLIMIKIFTKVPLLRSYMKLRARQIDIVDTVEQCEQIAVKFEKSATYLPILGLDCEWVTQNGIRQPVALLQIADNNGMCSLIRLSKFKTIPSSLSDILSNSNIIKVGVAILDDAHLLMSDYNINVSGCIDLRYLAKESCLEERSLAALAYKLLGCELDKDWHVRASDWEAEELNDRQIEYAALDAYVAVKIFEQLRNKKISWWNWLFLTDKQKWDKVIEIYSNYKDLPYQNVRTNGNTKYKPKSNVRLYSTSTIKSAKVYDNCLMENVDGTVMSTCSHKKVDWYISQGLAELVNNEPKTIRLNFSADLKNRKDNFSVLPRENICTVCGRSEYFRKKSIIPKEFVRHMPTIHKTHIPHDTLLLCYWCHIKSNAFDFTIRKKLFNMCQIKELNPNEYQKIPAYVKIMRSKSLAKTLLKSRHSLPDKVANELRLEIAETYNMEPNRVFDTFLETLLTIKSLKYENDCQHNSAAEKVVKHFLEQDAISELKAMWRQHFLDTMKPKHLPLLWSVNYDG; this is translated from the exons atgttattttctgtaattaaattaataatgatcaaaatatttactaaagtACCATTACTTAGATCATATATGAAATTACGTGCCCGACAAATTGATATTGTGGATACAGTTGAACAATGTGAACAGATAGCAGTGAAATTTGAAAA ATCAGCCACTTACTTGCCAATTCTCGGACTAGATTGTGAGTGGGTAACTCAAAATGGAATTCGTCAACCCGTGGCGTTGTTACAAATTGCTGACAACAATGGAATGTGTTCTTTGATTAGATTGTCTAAGTTTAAAACTATTCCATCATCTTTATCT GACATTTTGAGCaactcaaatataattaaagttgGTGTTGCTATTTTGGACGATGCTCATTTACTGATGAGTGATTACAATATCAATGTATCTGGATGCATTGATTTGAGATATTTAGCTAAAGAATCTTGTTTAGAAGAAAGAAGTTTGGCAGCTCTTGCATATAAATTGCTGGGATGTGAATTAGATAAGGATTGGCATGTTCGAGCTAGTGATTGGGAAGCTGAAGAATTAAATGATCGCCAGATTGAATATGCTGCATTGGATGCTTATGTAGCTGTCAAGATTTTTGAGCAACTgagaaataaaaaa ATATCATGGTGGAACTGGTTATTTTTAACAGacaaacaaaaatgggataaggTTATTGAAATATACTCAAATTATAAAGATCTTCCGTATCAAAATGTTCGAACTAATggaaatactaaatataaaccAAAATCTAATGTTCGCTTATATTCAACTTCAACAATAAAATCTGCTAAAGTGTATGACAATTGCTTGATGGAAAATGTTGATGGAACTGTAATGTCAACTTGTAGTCATAAAAAAGTTGATTG gtatatatctcAAGGTTTAGCCGAATTGGTCAATAATGAACCAAAAACTATAAGACTTAACTTCTCAGCCgacttaaaaaatagaaaagacAATTTTTCTGTTCTTCCCCGAGAAAATATATGCACAGTTTGTGGTCGCTCTGAATATTTCCGTAAGAAAAGTATCATACCAAAAGAATTTGTTCGACATATGCCAA CTATACACAAAACTCATATCCCTCACGATACATTGCTATTATGTTATTGGTGTCATATCAAATCAAATGCCTTTGATTTCACAATAcgtaaaaaactattcaatatgtGTCAAATTAAAGAGCTAAATCCGAATGAATaccaaaaa attccagcatatgtaaaaattatgagATCAAAAAGTCTTGCTAAAACTCTTTTAAAATCTCGACATTCATTACCAGATAAAGTAGCGAATGAATTAAGACTAGAAATTGCAGAAACGTATAATATGGAACCGAATCGAGTGTTTGATACATTCCTAGAAACTTTACTCACTATCAAATCCTTAAA GTATGAAAATGACTGTCAACATAACAGTGCAGCAGAAAAagtagtaaaacattttttagaacaaGATGCAATAAGTGAATTAAAAGCAATGTGGCGACAGCATTTCCTTGACACAATGAAACCAAAACATTTACCTCTTCTATGGTCAGTTAATTATGATGGGTAA
- the LOC132948120 gene encoding exonuclease 3'-5' domain-containing protein 2 isoform X2, which translates to MKLRARQIDIVDTVEQCEQIAVKFEKSATYLPILGLDCEWVTQNGIRQPVALLQIADNNGMCSLIRLSKFKTIPSSLSDILSNSNIIKVGVAILDDAHLLMSDYNINVSGCIDLRYLAKESCLEERSLAALAYKLLGCELDKDWHVRASDWEAEELNDRQIEYAALDAYVAVKIFEQLRNKKISWWNWLFLTDKQKWDKVIEIYSNYKDLPYQNVRTNGNTKYKPKSNVRLYSTSTIKSAKVYDNCLMENVDGTVMSTCSHKKVDWYISQGLAELVNNEPKTIRLNFSADLKNRKDNFSVLPRENICTVCGRSEYFRKKSIIPKEFVRHMPTIHKTHIPHDTLLLCYWCHIKSNAFDFTIRKKLFNMCQIKELNPNEYQKIPAYVKIMRSKSLAKTLLKSRHSLPDKVANELRLEIAETYNMEPNRVFDTFLETLLTIKSLKYENDCQHNSAAEKVVKHFLEQDAISELKAMWRQHFLDTMKPKHLPLLWSVNYDG; encoded by the exons ATGAAATTACGTGCCCGACAAATTGATATTGTGGATACAGTTGAACAATGTGAACAGATAGCAGTGAAATTTGAAAA ATCAGCCACTTACTTGCCAATTCTCGGACTAGATTGTGAGTGGGTAACTCAAAATGGAATTCGTCAACCCGTGGCGTTGTTACAAATTGCTGACAACAATGGAATGTGTTCTTTGATTAGATTGTCTAAGTTTAAAACTATTCCATCATCTTTATCT GACATTTTGAGCaactcaaatataattaaagttgGTGTTGCTATTTTGGACGATGCTCATTTACTGATGAGTGATTACAATATCAATGTATCTGGATGCATTGATTTGAGATATTTAGCTAAAGAATCTTGTTTAGAAGAAAGAAGTTTGGCAGCTCTTGCATATAAATTGCTGGGATGTGAATTAGATAAGGATTGGCATGTTCGAGCTAGTGATTGGGAAGCTGAAGAATTAAATGATCGCCAGATTGAATATGCTGCATTGGATGCTTATGTAGCTGTCAAGATTTTTGAGCAACTgagaaataaaaaa ATATCATGGTGGAACTGGTTATTTTTAACAGacaaacaaaaatgggataaggTTATTGAAATATACTCAAATTATAAAGATCTTCCGTATCAAAATGTTCGAACTAATggaaatactaaatataaaccAAAATCTAATGTTCGCTTATATTCAACTTCAACAATAAAATCTGCTAAAGTGTATGACAATTGCTTGATGGAAAATGTTGATGGAACTGTAATGTCAACTTGTAGTCATAAAAAAGTTGATTG gtatatatctcAAGGTTTAGCCGAATTGGTCAATAATGAACCAAAAACTATAAGACTTAACTTCTCAGCCgacttaaaaaatagaaaagacAATTTTTCTGTTCTTCCCCGAGAAAATATATGCACAGTTTGTGGTCGCTCTGAATATTTCCGTAAGAAAAGTATCATACCAAAAGAATTTGTTCGACATATGCCAA CTATACACAAAACTCATATCCCTCACGATACATTGCTATTATGTTATTGGTGTCATATCAAATCAAATGCCTTTGATTTCACAATAcgtaaaaaactattcaatatgtGTCAAATTAAAGAGCTAAATCCGAATGAATaccaaaaa attccagcatatgtaaaaattatgagATCAAAAAGTCTTGCTAAAACTCTTTTAAAATCTCGACATTCATTACCAGATAAAGTAGCGAATGAATTAAGACTAGAAATTGCAGAAACGTATAATATGGAACCGAATCGAGTGTTTGATACATTCCTAGAAACTTTACTCACTATCAAATCCTTAAA GTATGAAAATGACTGTCAACATAACAGTGCAGCAGAAAAagtagtaaaacattttttagaacaaGATGCAATAAGTGAATTAAAAGCAATGTGGCGACAGCATTTCCTTGACACAATGAAACCAAAACATTTACCTCTTCTATGGTCAGTTAATTATGATGGGTAA
- the LOC132949353 gene encoding integrator complex subunit 5 produces MMEMKKHQEDQFAKLAAFLSETKQPFINVQTAQITCAMELLKVLPAAQDAVFEYYAKFFDYAISTYLKQLKVQPSWVESSSTSSRLEPPITPPEIIENVTNIRDVLLRLVEEDHLVWAPVVLHWSYKLLGKVSKHYNMHEFARMPLGDMLRFWSQCSVAYILVDINNKTIAKMMKAEGERSVDSMIETMLGYKSSSFEWVLAQIGDSFPSLVIKDMLLCGIKEMCITKKFKHTEKLNSFIRILDHLSITYFNNIKDVVFKLFKLSLGEEHQKMTVENVAIVPFLLHMAMCSSTLLKSMLCENLTQITPEVLNKLLPLYPQWKKYFDEQCSLLNIMVQVLLNADRGIKHVLNLIFQLIDCDDPKLKILKTGAQTLFELFLAELEYSLRTNRTTPPIVKALVTNLHSIKLYLLSTNINVAQPAARLLSCIAIRDQECLLPYISTMLIECENSTQLETLVEILSFGVNMAHFDGGLVYALVKTDVSLSNVWNNINTLLSLESDPPEGISLYGVSLAVVSHLDKICRSMIECCHSGDMHSAHLLSSILSKIATKLCMKEMSVPKVLYCVKAAVLYFFTCLFKEKDEMFKLKACLRMNKFVNTVSYRSSIARTAAMKYILDGVLKEPFSLLFVMPDNRRNDYIIQPLEKTSLMGSFFQQEFNLMFGEEISIKFDKDELHPKYKTPVFDAKSVRFNEQRLVSFLRSCYSSDECYSFEPTLDTVVSLALLVVQFVSPDVMYNGLPWPDEDFTKVTIERDVHIYHTITTKPILWTILGILAGHRPALCYCSVLLRAVCACLINHWGAVNHTKGKSKDNRQLLDDTVKLLNTMSLGQLLPKPLDVLGVIIPELTPQQILIVLRDCVWTYTRDHIPAPALFLRNNIGGMWRDTTTVAVPKPYSDSLRLTMIENISQFGDLYARLFTNNKQQSMET; encoded by the exons ATGATGGAGATGAAGAAACATCAAGAAGATCAGTTTGCTAAATTAGCAGCGTTTCTCAGTGAAACGAAACAACCCTTCATCAATGTTCAAACGGCTCAGATTACTTGTGCAATGGAATTACTCAAAGTACTGCCAGCTGCACAGGATGCTGTTTTTGAGTATTATGCAAAGTTTTTTGATTATGCTATTTCTAcatatttgaaacaacttaaaGTTCAG CCGTCATGGGTTGAATCATCTAGTACATCATCACGGCTTGAACCTCCAATTACACCACCAGAAATCATTGAAAATGTGACCAATATAAGAGATGTTCTTTTGCGACTAGTTGAAGAAGATCACTTGGTTTGGGCTCCTGTTGTTTTGCATTGGTCTTATAAGTTgttag gAAAAGTATCTAAACATTACAATATGCATGAATTTGCTAGAATGCCTTTGGGAGATATGCTTCGGTTTTGGTCTCAGTGTTCAGTTGCTTATATTCTAGTAGACATTAATAACAAGACAATTGCTAAAATGATGAAAGCAGAGGGAGAACGGTCTGTTGATTCCATGATTG aaaccATGTTAGGGTATAAAAGTTCAAGTTTTGAATGGGTATTAGCTCAAATTGGTGATAGTTTTCCGTCATTAGTCATCAAAGATATGTTACTATGTGGTATTAAAGAGATgtgcataactaaaaaattcaaacat acTGAAAAGCTAAATTCCTTTATTAGAATTCTTGATCACCTTTCGATAACATACTTCAACAACATAAAAGATGTTGTGTTCAAATTATTCAAG ttgagtCTCGGCGAAGAACACCAAAAAATGACTGTTGAAAATGTTGCTATAGTTCCTTTCCTTTTGCATATGGCTATGTGTTCCTCAACATTACTTAAGTCTATGTTGTGTGAAAATTTAACTCAAA TCACTCCAgaggtattaaataaattattgccgTTATATCCACagtggaaaaaatattttgatgaacaatgtagtttattaaatattatggtacAAGTATTGTTGAATGCAGATCGAGGAATTAagcatgttttaaatttaatatttcaattaattgatTGTGATgatccaaaattaaaaattctaaaaactgGTGCCCAGACATTATTTG AACTGTTTCTTGCTGAACTTGAATATTCACTGAGAACAAATCGCACTACACCTCCCATAGTCAAAGCACTAGTAACAAACTTACAttcaatcaaattatatttattatcaacaaatatAAATGTTGCTCAGCCGGCTGCAAGGCTCCTAAGTTGTATTG cGATTAGGGACCAAGAGTGTTTGTTACCATACATATCAACAATGTTAATTGAATGTGAAAATAGCACACAACTGGAGACGCTAGTAGAAATTCTATCGTTTGGTGTCAACATGGCTCATTTTGATGGAGGCTTAGTTTACGCTCTGGTTAAAACAGATGTTTCTTTATCCAATGTttggaataatataaatactttactGAG TTTGGAATCTGATCCACCCGAGGGTATTTCATTATATGGTGTTTCATTGGCTGTAGTATCTCATTTGGACAAGATATGTCGATCAATGATTGAATGTTGTCATAGTGGAGACATGCACTCTGCTCATTTGTTGTCatcaatattatctaaaattgcCACAAAGTTATGCATGAAAGAAATGTCTGTACCTAAAgttttatattgtgtaaaaGCAGCTGTATTATACTTCTTCACTTGTCTATTTAAAGAAAAag ATGAGATGTTCAAGCTGAAAGCATGTCTTCGAATGAATAAATTTGTCAATACTGTTAGTTATCGGTCGTCAATAGCTAGAACAGCTGccatgaaatatattttggatGGTGTTCTGAAGGAACCattttcattgttatttgtCATGCCTGATAATCGACGTAATGACTATATTATTCAGCCGCTTGAAAAAACTTCATTAATGGGATCATTCTTTCAAcag GAATTCAATTTAATGTTTGGTGaagaaataagtattaaatttgataaagaTGAATTACatccaaaatataaaacaccTGTTTTTGATGCTAAAAGTGTACGTTTCAATGAACAGCGTCTTGTTTCATTTTTACGTTCTTGTTATTCGTCTGATGAATGTTATTCATTTGAACCAACATTGGACACAGTAGTATCTTTAGCATTATTAGTTGTTCAGTTTGTATCACCAGATGTAATGTACAATGGTTTGCCCTGGCCTGATGAAGATtttacaaaa gTCACTATAGAAAGAGATGTTCATATTTACCACACAATCACTACTAAACCAATACTCTGGACAATACTTGGAATATTGGCCGGTCATCGCCCAGCACTTTGCTATTGTTCAGTCCTGTTACGAGCAGTCTGTGCATGTTTGATAAATCATTGGGGAGCAGTTAACCATACTAAGGGAAAGTCAAAGGATAATCGACAATTATTGGATGATACTGTGAAGCTATTAAACACTATGTCACTAGGTCAGCTTTTACCTAAACCATTAGACGTCTTGGGTGTTATCATTCCAGAACTCACACCACAACAA ATACTGATAGTGTTACGGGATTGCGTTTGGACATACACTAGAGATCATATTCCAGCACCAGCTCTTTTTCTACGAAATAATATTGGTGGTATGTGGAGGGACACAACGACCGTCGCTGTGCCAAAACCATACTCGGATTCTTTAAGGCTCACAATGATTGAAAATATATCACAATTCGGTGATTTATATGCCAgactatttacaaataataaacaacaatctATGGAAAcgtaa